A stretch of Paracoccus sp. MA DNA encodes these proteins:
- a CDS encoding histidine kinase dimerization/phosphoacceptor domain -containing protein, which translates to MLRRLLDKLEFTKGLGFRLGGLLSVAILPIGLISVIQTLHLSREYERSSEIALLGRTATAAAGERALLQSALGTADALGPAVLETMDRPQACSDIMRGLVQRTVNFVYAGFTRLDGVTECSSVRGVHDLTGESAFQQFIDSPGTLVTTSEDGPVTGKSVVVVIQPLYRGVELLGFIAVSMSHDLLRSTHVSGLGTEGARILTFNNQGEVISSDREGAGDIAEVLPRGKSLPSLLSRSETTFRDLSNSGERRVFSVVPVVPGLVYALGSWNRAESGITGIDITRRTALILPLILWAASLAVAYFAVYRLVLRHIRELRGQMRRFAIGDRSAPPPVLADAPAEIEDMSQTFHNMARILIRDEEAMEAAVNEKTVLLKEVHHRVKNNLQLIASIINMQIRVIDHDDARRVLRSVQDRVASLATIYRNLYQAEHLDSVEADRLIRDIINQMTNASVGPGAGLRIDTRLEPLVLMPDQAVPLTLLATEAFTNALKYSGASGPDAEPWVRVSLRADGPAHAVLEVENSIGASTLAEGTGLGSQLIEAFATQLEGEAEQETGDGRFLLRLRFRVEHLPKRDHAEMPRVVLTSAARPGARH; encoded by the coding sequence GTGCTGCGGCGCCTGCTGGACAAGCTGGAATTCACCAAGGGCCTCGGCTTTCGGCTGGGCGGCCTGCTGTCGGTGGCGATCCTGCCCATCGGGCTGATCTCGGTCATCCAGACCCTGCACCTGTCGCGCGAATACGAACGCTCCTCGGAAATCGCGCTGCTGGGCCGCACCGCCACCGCCGCCGCCGGGGAGCGCGCGCTCTTGCAAAGCGCGCTCGGCACCGCCGACGCACTGGGTCCGGCGGTGCTGGAAACCATGGACCGGCCGCAGGCCTGTTCCGACATCATGCGCGGCCTGGTGCAGCGCACGGTGAATTTCGTCTATGCCGGCTTCACCCGGCTGGACGGGGTGACGGAATGTTCCTCGGTGCGCGGGGTCCATGACCTGACCGGCGAATCCGCCTTTCAGCAGTTCATCGACAGTCCCGGCACATTGGTCACCACCAGCGAGGACGGGCCGGTCACCGGCAAGTCGGTGGTGGTGGTGATCCAGCCGCTTTATCGCGGGGTCGAGCTTCTGGGCTTCATCGCCGTCTCGATGTCGCATGACCTGTTGCGCTCGACCCATGTCTCGGGGCTGGGGACCGAGGGCGCGCGCATCCTGACCTTCAACAACCAGGGCGAGGTGATCTCCTCGGACCGCGAGGGGGCGGGCGACATCGCCGAGGTGCTGCCGCGCGGCAAGTCCCTGCCCTCGCTCTTGTCGCGCAGCGAGACCACTTTCCGCGATCTCTCGAACTCGGGCGAGCGGCGGGTGTTCAGCGTCGTGCCGGTGGTGCCGGGGCTGGTCTATGCGCTTGGGTCGTGGAACCGCGCCGAATCCGGCATCACCGGCATCGACATCACCCGGCGCACGGCGTTGATCCTGCCGCTGATCCTCTGGGCCGCCTCGCTGGCGGTGGCCTATTTCGCGGTCTACCGGCTGGTGCTGCGCCATATCCGCGAGTTGCGCGGCCAGATGCGCCGCTTCGCCATCGGCGACCGCTCGGCCCCGCCGCCGGTGCTGGCCGACGCGCCCGCCGAGATCGAGGACATGAGCCAGACCTTCCACAACATGGCCCGCATCCTGATCCGCGACGAAGAGGCGATGGAGGCCGCCGTCAACGAAAAGACCGTGCTGCTGAAAGAGGTGCATCACCGGGTCAAGAACAACCTGCAGCTGATCGCCTCGATCATCAACATGCAGATCCGGGTGATCGACCACGACGATGCCCGGCGGGTGCTGCGTTCGGTGCAGGACCGGGTGGCCTCGCTGGCGACGATCTATCGCAACCTCTACCAGGCCGAGCATCTGGATTCGGTCGAGGCCGACCGGCTGATCCGCGACATCATCAACCAGATGACCAACGCCTCGGTCGGGCCCGGCGCCGGGCTGCGCATCGACACCCGCCTGGAACCGCTGGTGCTGATGCCCGATCAGGCGGTGCCGCTGACCCTGCTGGCCACCGAGGCCTTTACCAATGCGCTGAAATATTCCGGTGCTTCCGGCCCGGATGCCGAACCCTGGGTGCGGGTGTCGCTGCGTGCGGACGGGCCGGCCCATGCCGTGCTGGAGGTCGAGAACTCCATCGGCGCCAGCACGCTGGCCGAGGGCACGGGCCTCGGCAGCCAGCTGATCGAGGCCTTCGCCACCCAGCTGGAAGGCGAGGCCGAGCAGG